The Bos javanicus breed banteng chromosome 18, ARS-OSU_banteng_1.0, whole genome shotgun sequence genome has a segment encoding these proteins:
- the KIFC3 gene encoding kinesin-like protein KIFC3 isoform X4 yields MNVEKTGGRPFGSGRCSSLSGSPSAAPVVHRMVEAMSQLREEKAQLQEELVALRERLAVRDSEQQAASTQLQNQVEHLKEKLISQAQEVSRLRSELGGTDLEKHRDLLMVENERLRQEMRRCEAELQELRAKPAAPCTGCEHSQESAQLRDRLSQLQLEVAENKGLLSELNLEVQQKTDRLAEVELRLKDCLAEKAQEEERLSRRLRDSHETIASLRAQSPPIKYVIKTVEVESSKTKQALSESQARNQHLQEQVAMQRQVLKEMEQQLQSSHQLTAQLRAQIAMYESELERAHGQMLEEMQSLEEDKNRAIEEAFARAQVEMKAVHENLAGVRTNLLTLQPALRTLTNDYNGLKRQVRGFPLLLQEALKSVKAEIGQAIEEVNSNNQELLRKYRRELQLRKKCHNELVRLKGNIRVIARVRPVTKEDGEGPEATNAVTFDPDDDSIIHLLHKGKPVSFELDKVFSSQASQQDVFQEVQALITSCIDGFNVCIFAYGQTGAGKTYTMEGTPENPGINQRALRLLFSEVQEKASDWEYTITVSAAEIYNEVLRDLLGQEPQEKLEIRLCPDGSGQLYVPGLTEFQVQSVEDINKVFEFGHTNRTTEFTNLNEHSSRSHALLIVTVRGVDCSTGLRTTGKLNLVDLAGSERVGKSGAEGSRLREAQHINKSLSALGDVIAALRSRQGHVPFRNSKLTYLLQDSLSGDSKTLMVVQVSPVEKNTSETLYSLKFAERVRSVELGPGSRRTELGSWSSQEHLEWESACQTPQPSARAHSAPGSGTTSRPGSIRRKLQPSGKSRPLPV; encoded by the exons GTGGAACATCTGAAGGAGAAGCTTATAAGCCAGGCCCAGGAAGTGAGCCGCCTTCGATCTGAGCTG GGAGGCACCGACTTGGAGAAGCACCGGGACCTGCTGATGGTGGAGAATGAGCGACTGAGGCAGGAGATGCGGCGCTGCGAGGCGGAGCTGCAGGAGCTGAGGGCCAAGCCGGCGGCCCCTTGCACGGGCTGCGAGCACAGCCAG GAGAGCGCCCAGCTCCGCGACAGACTGTCCCAGCTACAGCTGGAGGTGGCGGAGAACAAAGGCCTGCTGTCAGAGCTGAACCTGGAGGTGCAGCAGAAGACCGACCGGCTGGCCGAGGTGGAGCTGCGGCTCAAGGACTGCCTGGCTGAGAAGGcgcaggaggaggagaggctcAGCCGGCGCCTGCGAGACAGCCACGAGACCATTGCCAGCCTGCGCGCCCAGTCACCGCCCATCAAG TATGTCATCAAGACAGTGGAGGTAGAGTCGTCCAAGACCAAGCAGGCCCTCAGTGAGTCGCAGGCCCGGAACCAGCACCTGCAGGAGCAGGTGGCCATGCAGAGGCAGGTGCTGAAGGAGatggagcagcagctgcagagcTCGCACCAGCTGACCGCACAGCTCCGGGCGCAG ATCGCCATGTACGAGTCGGAGCTGGAGAGGGCCCACGGGCAGATGCTGGAAGAGAtgcagtccctggaggaggacaagaaCCGGGCCATCGAGGAGGCCTTCGCCAGAGCCCAGGTGGAGATGAAGGCGGTACACGAGAACCTGGCAG GCGTCCGGACCAACCTGCTGACGCTGCAGCCAGCACTGCGGACCCTGACCAATGACTACAATGGGCTCAAGCGTCAGGTGCGCGGCTTCCCGCTGCTGCTGCAGGAGGCCCTCAAGAGTGTCAAGGCCGAG ATTGGCCAGGCCATCGAGGAGGTCAATAGCAACAACCAGGAACTGCTGCGCAAGTACCGCCGGGAGCTGCAGCTGCGTAAAAAGTGCCACAATGAGCTCGTGCGGCTGAAAG GAAACATCCGGGTGATTGCCCGTGTCCGGCCAGTCACCAAAGAGGACGGGGAAGGACCTGAGGCGACCAATGCTGTGACCTTTGATCCCGACGACGACTCCATCATTCACTTGCTGCACAAAGGAAAGCCTGTCTCCTTCGAGCTGGACAAGGTCTTCTCCTCACAGGCCTCACAGCAGGAC GTGTTCCAGGAGGTGCAGGCCCTCATCACCTCCTGCATTGATGGCTTCAATGTCTGCATCTTCGCCTACGGCCAGACGGGTGCTGGCAAGACATACACAATGGAG GGGACCCCTGAGAACCCAGGCATCAACCAGCGGGCCCTGCGGCTGCTCTTCTCTGAGGTGCAGGAGAAAGCGTCCGACTGGGAATACACCATCACCGTCAGTGCCGCAGAGATCTACAATGAGGTCCTCAG GGACCTGCTGGGACAGGAGCCCCAGGAGAAACTGGAAATCCGGCTGTGTCCAGATGGCAGCGGGCAGCTATACGTGCCGGGGCTGACCGAGTTCCAGGTGCAGAGCGTGGAGGACATCAACAAG GTGTTCGAGTTCGGCCACACCAACCGCACCACGGAGTTCACCAACCTGAACGAGCACAGCTCGCGCTCGCACGCCCTGCTCATCGTGACGGTGCGCggcgtggactgcagcaccggCCTCCGCACCACAG GGAAGCTGAACCTGGTGGACCTGGCCGGCTCGGAGCGCGTGGGCAAGTCGGGGGCGGAGGGCAGCCGCCTGCGGGAGGCGCAGCACATCAACAAGTCGCTGTCGGCCCTGGGCGATGTCATTGCCGCCTTGCGCTCCCGTCAGGGCCACGTGCCCTTCCGCAACTCCAAGCTCACCTACCTGCTGCAGGACTCGCTCAGCGGGGACAGCAAGACCCTCATGGTGGTGCAG GTGTCCCCTGTGGAGAAGAACACCAGTGAGACGCTCTACTCCCTCAAGTTTGCTGAGAGGGTGCGCTCTGTGGAGCTGGGCCCTGGGTCCCGCAGGACAGAGCTCGGGTCATGGTCCAGCCAGGAGCACCTAGAG TGGGAGTCAGCTTGCCAGACGCCACAGCCCTCAGCGCGAGCCCATTCGGCCCCCGGCTCTGGGACCACTAGCCGCCCAGGCTCCATCAGAAGGAAGCTGCAGCCCTCAG GGAAGTCCAGGCCATTGCCTGTGTGA
- the KIFC3 gene encoding kinesin-like protein KIFC3 isoform X3, with amino-acid sequence MVEAMSQLREEKAQLQEELVALRERLAVRDSEQQAASTQLQNQVEHLKEKLISQAQEVSRLRSELGGTDLEKHRDLLMVENERLRQEMRRCEAELQELRAKPAAPCTGCEHSQESAQLRDRLSQLQLEVAENKGLLSELNLEVQQKTDRLAEVELRLKDCLAEKAQEEERLSRRLRDSHETIASLRAQSPPIKYVIKTVEVESSKTKQALSESQARNQHLQEQVAMQRQVLKEMEQQLQSSHQLTAQLRAQIAMYESELERAHGQMLEEMQSLEEDKNRAIEEAFARAQVEMKAVHENLAGVRTNLLTLQPALRTLTNDYNGLKRQVRGFPLLLQEALKSVKAEIGQAIEEVNSNNQELLRKYRRELQLRKKCHNELVRLKGNIRVIARVRPVTKEDGEGPEATNAVTFDPDDDSIIHLLHKGKPVSFELDKVFSSQASQQDVFQEVQALITSCIDGFNVCIFAYGQTGAGKTYTMEGTPENPGINQRALRLLFSEVQEKASDWEYTITVSAAEIYNEVLRDLLGQEPQEKLEIRLCPDGSGQLYVPGLTEFQVQSVEDINKVFEFGHTNRTTEFTNLNEHSSRSHALLIVTVRGVDCSTGLRTTGKLNLVDLAGSERVGKSGAEGSRLREAQHINKSLSALGDVIAALRSRQGHVPFRNSKLTYLLQDSLSGDSKTLMVVQVSPVEKNTSETLYSLKFAERVRSVELGPGSRRTELGSWSSQEHLEWESACQTPQPSARAHSAPGSGTTSRPGSIRRKLQPSGKSRPLPV; translated from the exons GTGGAACATCTGAAGGAGAAGCTTATAAGCCAGGCCCAGGAAGTGAGCCGCCTTCGATCTGAGCTG GGAGGCACCGACTTGGAGAAGCACCGGGACCTGCTGATGGTGGAGAATGAGCGACTGAGGCAGGAGATGCGGCGCTGCGAGGCGGAGCTGCAGGAGCTGAGGGCCAAGCCGGCGGCCCCTTGCACGGGCTGCGAGCACAGCCAG GAGAGCGCCCAGCTCCGCGACAGACTGTCCCAGCTACAGCTGGAGGTGGCGGAGAACAAAGGCCTGCTGTCAGAGCTGAACCTGGAGGTGCAGCAGAAGACCGACCGGCTGGCCGAGGTGGAGCTGCGGCTCAAGGACTGCCTGGCTGAGAAGGcgcaggaggaggagaggctcAGCCGGCGCCTGCGAGACAGCCACGAGACCATTGCCAGCCTGCGCGCCCAGTCACCGCCCATCAAG TATGTCATCAAGACAGTGGAGGTAGAGTCGTCCAAGACCAAGCAGGCCCTCAGTGAGTCGCAGGCCCGGAACCAGCACCTGCAGGAGCAGGTGGCCATGCAGAGGCAGGTGCTGAAGGAGatggagcagcagctgcagagcTCGCACCAGCTGACCGCACAGCTCCGGGCGCAG ATCGCCATGTACGAGTCGGAGCTGGAGAGGGCCCACGGGCAGATGCTGGAAGAGAtgcagtccctggaggaggacaagaaCCGGGCCATCGAGGAGGCCTTCGCCAGAGCCCAGGTGGAGATGAAGGCGGTACACGAGAACCTGGCAG GCGTCCGGACCAACCTGCTGACGCTGCAGCCAGCACTGCGGACCCTGACCAATGACTACAATGGGCTCAAGCGTCAGGTGCGCGGCTTCCCGCTGCTGCTGCAGGAGGCCCTCAAGAGTGTCAAGGCCGAG ATTGGCCAGGCCATCGAGGAGGTCAATAGCAACAACCAGGAACTGCTGCGCAAGTACCGCCGGGAGCTGCAGCTGCGTAAAAAGTGCCACAATGAGCTCGTGCGGCTGAAAG GAAACATCCGGGTGATTGCCCGTGTCCGGCCAGTCACCAAAGAGGACGGGGAAGGACCTGAGGCGACCAATGCTGTGACCTTTGATCCCGACGACGACTCCATCATTCACTTGCTGCACAAAGGAAAGCCTGTCTCCTTCGAGCTGGACAAGGTCTTCTCCTCACAGGCCTCACAGCAGGAC GTGTTCCAGGAGGTGCAGGCCCTCATCACCTCCTGCATTGATGGCTTCAATGTCTGCATCTTCGCCTACGGCCAGACGGGTGCTGGCAAGACATACACAATGGAG GGGACCCCTGAGAACCCAGGCATCAACCAGCGGGCCCTGCGGCTGCTCTTCTCTGAGGTGCAGGAGAAAGCGTCCGACTGGGAATACACCATCACCGTCAGTGCCGCAGAGATCTACAATGAGGTCCTCAG GGACCTGCTGGGACAGGAGCCCCAGGAGAAACTGGAAATCCGGCTGTGTCCAGATGGCAGCGGGCAGCTATACGTGCCGGGGCTGACCGAGTTCCAGGTGCAGAGCGTGGAGGACATCAACAAG GTGTTCGAGTTCGGCCACACCAACCGCACCACGGAGTTCACCAACCTGAACGAGCACAGCTCGCGCTCGCACGCCCTGCTCATCGTGACGGTGCGCggcgtggactgcagcaccggCCTCCGCACCACAG GGAAGCTGAACCTGGTGGACCTGGCCGGCTCGGAGCGCGTGGGCAAGTCGGGGGCGGAGGGCAGCCGCCTGCGGGAGGCGCAGCACATCAACAAGTCGCTGTCGGCCCTGGGCGATGTCATTGCCGCCTTGCGCTCCCGTCAGGGCCACGTGCCCTTCCGCAACTCCAAGCTCACCTACCTGCTGCAGGACTCGCTCAGCGGGGACAGCAAGACCCTCATGGTGGTGCAG GTGTCCCCTGTGGAGAAGAACACCAGTGAGACGCTCTACTCCCTCAAGTTTGCTGAGAGGGTGCGCTCTGTGGAGCTGGGCCCTGGGTCCCGCAGGACAGAGCTCGGGTCATGGTCCAGCCAGGAGCACCTAGAG TGGGAGTCAGCTTGCCAGACGCCACAGCCCTCAGCGCGAGCCCATTCGGCCCCCGGCTCTGGGACCACTAGCCGCCCAGGCTCCATCAGAAGGAAGCTGCAGCCCTCAG GGAAGTCCAGGCCATTGCCTGTGTGA